A genomic segment from Rickettsia endosymbiont of Lasioglossum villosulum encodes:
- a CDS encoding fibronectin type III domain-containing protein — protein MPLSYIITAKWGKDLADWYIPLELTIRNNTDQDVNSPEISFDVNKIHNITPGSEIRAYTGFAQQTFTPPVIKGKLSEHLSLLKAKSSTTLTFGVSFSSTSTYPSLPTDFTFSGEPIVIPEDHTPPTPVKNITTTSSGPTSFSLNWTPSIDKDTGVDKYIVKYRVTNETKYHEASTITNSISLKNLTTNTNYEIYITVFDYANNTSVPSLYYASTGEALKGPAAWQEGNHIKGSPFVDATAWPTPPIDKWAESTNLKGYFLGFITAATDKNTGEVKACWGGNLSMSDGNDNQQYEGDVIVSDYYKSYISGIREKNGDIILSFGGASNEPIEGPITDIKQIVDIYLKAIKNYDLTAIDFDFEGGFLAHNEALDRHIVAITEVIKAHPELKVSYTLPVDGAPGLMGFNANGVIFLNKLYEAGITPSLVNCMSMEFGQGSSSNLFECARLSLEGDAANDTDGNRKGAIKQLKEIWTNLSTEQIYKMTGLCTMYAKHLNGKVNTVEDQAEINKYFIGAKGLGNVSGWDASLDMDPAKGGGGYSVGDYSKVVAQYEPDLLGSHSLDWVPSS, from the coding sequence ATGCCACTATCTTATATAATTACAGCAAAATGGGGAAAAGACTTAGCTGATTGGTATATACCATTAGAGCTTACAATCAGAAATAACACTGATCAGGATGTAAATTCTCCTGAAATAAGCTTTGACGTGAATAAAATACACAACATTACTCCAGGTAGTGAAATTAGAGCATACACAGGTTTTGCTCAACAAACATTTACTCCTCCTGTAATTAAAGGAAAATTATCAGAGCATTTATCTTTATTAAAAGCTAAAAGTTCTACAACTTTAACTTTTGGTGTTAGTTTTTCTAGCACCTCCACATATCCTTCATTACCTACTGACTTTACTTTTAGCGGTGAACCTATAGTAATACCTGAAGATCATACTCCTCCAACACCAGTCAAAAATATAACAACAACTTCTTCTGGCCCTACAAGTTTTTCTTTAAACTGGACACCAAGTATAGATAAAGATACAGGTGTTGATAAATATATAGTAAAGTATAGAGTCACTAATGAAACAAAATATCATGAAGCATCTACTATAACTAATAGCATTTCTTTAAAAAACTTAACTACTAATACAAATTACGAAATTTATATTACAGTGTTTGACTATGCTAATAATACTTCTGTGCCTAGCTTATATTACGCTTCTACCGGTGAAGCTTTAAAAGGTCCTGCAGCTTGGCAAGAAGGTAATCATATTAAGGGTTCGCCTTTCGTTGATGCAACGGCTTGGCCTACACCACCTATTGATAAATGGGCTGAATCAACAAATTTAAAAGGATATTTCTTAGGGTTTATTACTGCTGCTACCGATAAAAATACAGGTGAAGTAAAAGCTTGTTGGGGCGGTAACCTAAGTATGTCTGATGGAAATGATAATCAGCAATATGAAGGAGACGTAATTGTTTCTGATTATTATAAATCTTATATTAGTGGTATTAGAGAAAAGAATGGTGATATAATTTTATCTTTTGGCGGTGCATCAAATGAACCAATAGAGGGACCAATAACAGACATTAAACAAATTGTAGATATTTATTTAAAAGCTATCAAAAATTATGATTTGACTGCAATTGATTTTGATTTCGAGGGTGGGTTCTTAGCCCATAATGAAGCTTTAGATAGACATATTGTAGCAATAACTGAGGTGATTAAAGCACATCCTGAATTAAAAGTCTCTTATACCTTACCTGTAGACGGTGCTCCTGGGTTAATGGGATTTAATGCAAATGGTGTAATTTTCCTTAACAAATTATACGAAGCAGGTATTACGCCATCGCTTGTTAACTGTATGTCTATGGAATTTGGTCAAGGTTCAAGCTCTAATCTTTTCGAATGTGCTAGACTTTCTCTTGAAGGCGATGCTGCAAATGACACAGACGGCAACAGAAAAGGTGCAATAAAACAATTAAAAGAGATTTGGACTAACTTAAGCACTGAACAAATTTACAAAATGACCGGTCTATGTACAATGTATGCTAAGCATTTAAACGGCAAAGTAAACACTGTTGAGGATCAAGCAGAAATAAACAAGTATTTCATTGGTGCTAAAGGGCTTGGAAACGTAAGCGGTTGGGATGCCTCATTAGATATGGATCCTGCAAAAGGTGGCGGCGGTTATAGTGTGGGTGATTATAGTAAAGTAGTTGCTCAGTATGAACCGGATTTACTTGGAAGCCATTCATTAGATTGGGTGCCGTCAAGTTAA
- a CDS encoding transposase yields MIPNDHLLVRIHEAKELEFSFIYEITKNRYCANYGRPSIDPVLFFRMQIISYLYGIKSNRRLCKEIQLNIAYRWFCGLSLEDKVPDHSSLSRIRDRFGVELFQEIFISLIKQWYELDIIKGETIISDASLVESNASMNSLILRKDQGDSQKRELKKYERRYHDFREGKKVRKISNQTHVSRTDPDCSLVSRTNGYKKLCYKTHYSIDSDSRIIIDCYVSTGSQHECIVLPSRVWNILNNFSFRVKEWIADKGYGRGPTYGYFKLLGITTYIPLHVDNLGEGKISRGEFQYDREQDRYKCPQGHYLYPYDKLDKKQIKRYRITGGHCKNCSLKSGCISDNYSNRGRFIYRNPYQDEIDEVKVRQNRIDFKKKLIERKWKIEGLFGEAKENHGLRGAKFRSVQKTQIQILMIAIVQNFKRILKIIFWFFYLLLLKIKKY; encoded by the coding sequence ATGATACCTAATGATCATTTATTAGTGAGGATTCATGAAGCTAAAGAATTAGAGTTTTCTTTTATCTATGAAATAACTAAGAATCGTTATTGTGCTAATTACGGACGTCCATCAATTGATCCTGTATTATTTTTTAGGATGCAAATAATAAGTTACTTATATGGTATAAAGTCAAATAGACGATTATGTAAAGAAATTCAGTTAAATATAGCATATAGGTGGTTTTGTGGTTTAAGTTTAGAGGATAAAGTACCGGATCATTCATCATTAAGTAGGATAAGAGATAGATTTGGGGTAGAACTATTTCAAGAAATATTTATAAGCTTGATTAAGCAATGGTATGAACTAGATATTATAAAAGGAGAAACAATTATTTCAGATGCCTCTTTAGTTGAATCTAATGCCTCTATGAATAGCCTAATATTAAGAAAAGATCAAGGTGATTCACAAAAGAGAGAATTAAAAAAATATGAACGTCGTTATCATGATTTCCGAGAAGGGAAAAAAGTAAGGAAAATATCTAATCAAACTCATGTCAGTAGGACAGATCCTGATTGTAGTCTTGTATCAAGAACTAATGGTTATAAAAAGCTATGTTATAAGACCCACTACTCAATTGATTCAGATTCACGTATTATAATAGATTGTTATGTAAGTACAGGATCACAACATGAGTGTATTGTACTTCCAAGTAGAGTTTGGAATATATTAAATAATTTTTCTTTTAGAGTAAAAGAATGGATAGCAGACAAAGGTTATGGTAGAGGTCCAACCTATGGATATTTTAAATTACTTGGAATTACAACTTATATACCTTTACATGTAGATAATCTTGGTGAAGGAAAAATAAGTAGGGGGGAATTTCAATATGATAGAGAACAGGATAGATATAAGTGTCCACAGGGACATTATCTTTATCCGTATGATAAATTAGATAAAAAACAAATAAAACGTTATCGTATTACAGGAGGGCATTGTAAAAATTGCTCTCTAAAATCAGGTTGTATTTCTGATAATTATAGTAATAGAGGACGATTTATTTATCGTAATCCTTATCAGGATGAAATAGATGAGGTAAAGGTCAGACAGAATAGAATTGATTTTAAGAAAAAACTAATTGAGAGAAAGTGGAAAATAGAAGGTCTATTTGGTGAAGCTAAGGAGAATCATGGTTTACGAGGAGCAAAATTTAGAAGTGTACAGAAAACACAGATTCAAATACTGATGATTGCGATAGTACAAAATTTTAAACGGATACTTAAAATTATTTTTTGGTTTTTTTATCTACTGCTATTAAAGATAAAAAAATATTAA